A region from the Saccharicrinis carchari genome encodes:
- a CDS encoding sensor histidine kinase, whose translation MKRIKNKKLRISRYVVLGLVSILIGILCVLLLGGEVRMSVKSWAFNIGYSLTLGYGLFANGFIASLIGKRWIHWIKYPKRSIVISFVVTTLYSTFVIFFANWLWFIVLLDYSWSKFLTFGTNILLIEYIVLYIITMFFYAKAFFNEWRETLIAEEALKKEAVSLQYKVLSNQVNPHFLFNSLNVLGSLIRLDADRAGIFVNKLSDFYRNLLAARGKEIVPLNEEVDFVNQYLVLQKERFGDNIVVDIETDKLNHHQVIPMTLQMLVENAIKHNQVNKENKLQIKIYVQDNYLIVKNSVTPYLNPIGGEKLGLKNLSERYQFLTDRPFVIERKQDEFIVKVPLLQLEDNVKRA comes from the coding sequence ATGAAAAGAATAAAAAATAAAAAACTTCGCATCTCAAGATATGTTGTACTTGGACTTGTTTCAATATTGATTGGAATTCTGTGTGTACTCCTCCTGGGTGGCGAAGTCCGTATGAGTGTAAAGTCATGGGCTTTTAATATCGGTTACTCTTTAACCTTAGGGTATGGTTTGTTTGCCAATGGTTTTATCGCTTCTCTAATTGGAAAACGATGGATACATTGGATTAAATATCCTAAAAGAAGCATCGTCATTTCATTTGTAGTAACTACACTCTATTCTACATTTGTAATATTTTTTGCCAATTGGCTTTGGTTTATTGTTTTGTTAGATTATTCATGGAGCAAGTTTTTAACCTTCGGCACTAATATCCTTCTTATTGAATATATTGTACTCTATATTATTACCATGTTTTTTTACGCCAAAGCATTTTTTAATGAGTGGCGCGAAACATTAATTGCAGAGGAGGCTTTAAAAAAGGAGGCGGTATCCCTACAATACAAGGTGCTGAGCAATCAGGTGAACCCGCATTTTCTGTTCAACAGTTTAAATGTGCTGGGCTCTTTAATCAGGTTAGATGCGGACAGGGCCGGGATATTCGTAAATAAATTATCCGATTTTTATCGCAATCTACTGGCTGCCAGGGGAAAAGAAATTGTACCACTGAACGAGGAAGTGGATTTTGTGAACCAATATCTCGTTTTGCAAAAAGAACGCTTTGGCGATAACATAGTAGTAGATATTGAAACGGATAAGCTAAACCATCACCAGGTTATTCCCATGACTTTGCAAATGTTGGTAGAAAATGCCATTAAGCACAATCAGGTAAACAAAGAAAATAAATTGCAGATAAAAATATACGTTCAAGACAACTATCTGATAGTAAAAAATAGTGTTACACCTTATTTGAACCCCATAGGTGGTGAAAAATTGGGCTTGAAGAACCTGAGCGAGCGATATCAATTTTTGACCGACCGGCCCTTTGTGATTGAAAGAAAACAAGATGAGTTTATAGTGAAAGTACCGCTGCTGCAATTAGAAGATAATGTAAAACGAGCATGA
- a CDS encoding LytR/AlgR family response regulator transcription factor, with translation MKVLIIEDEPLAASHLKALINECDTEMEVVDVLDSVKSAEAWLNANAHPALIFMDVHLGDGLCFEIFKRVNIASFIIFTTAYDQYALQAFKVNSIDYLLKPLSRQPLCNALQKYKTFAAKEHADKMLPDMSMLLEAIQNKTPQYKERFVVKVGAHIRLVKTDEIACFYSSEKATYLLTQSGNNYLVDYPLEKLTGMLDPAKFFRISRQYIAAIDAIDDVVSLGPLRLKVKMAACKRNDMLVSRDKVKSFKKWLEGNNVHG, from the coding sequence ATGAAAGTTTTAATCATAGAAGATGAGCCTTTGGCAGCATCGCATCTGAAAGCGTTGATTAATGAGTGCGACACGGAGATGGAGGTAGTTGACGTGCTCGATTCGGTAAAAAGTGCCGAAGCCTGGTTAAACGCCAACGCGCATCCGGCATTAATTTTTATGGATGTGCATTTGGGGGATGGACTCTGTTTCGAGATATTTAAGCGGGTAAATATTGCTTCCTTCATCATTTTTACCACAGCCTACGATCAGTATGCCTTGCAAGCTTTTAAAGTAAACAGCATCGATTACCTCTTGAAACCACTGTCCAGACAGCCCTTATGCAACGCCTTGCAGAAATATAAAACCTTTGCGGCCAAAGAGCATGCCGACAAGATGCTGCCGGATATGTCGATGTTGCTTGAAGCCATTCAAAACAAAACACCCCAATACAAAGAGCGCTTTGTAGTAAAGGTAGGCGCGCATATCCGCCTGGTAAAAACAGATGAGATTGCTTGTTTTTACAGTTCCGAAAAGGCCACTTATCTGCTTACTCAAAGCGGCAACAACTATTTGGTTGACTACCCCCTGGAAAAGCTGACAGGCATGCTGGATCCGGCAAAGTTCTTCCGCATAAGCCGACAATATATCGCAGCCATTGATGCCATCGACGATGTAGTTTCGCTGGGCCCCTTACGCTTAAAAGTAAAAATGGCAGCTTGCAAACGAAATGATATGTTGGTGTCGCGCGATAAGGTAAAGTCATTTAAAAAGTGGCTGGAAGGCAACAACGTGCACGGTTAA
- a CDS encoding NupC/NupG family nucleoside CNT transporter, whose translation MIKKLLAATALLLLAITQPAWASQAVDVAGSTGLSFTGIFRGVIGMLVLIGIALLFSTNRKAVNWKVVGIGLSIQLVLAVSILNVPFIQSFFEFVSRGFVQILNFTQAGTSFLFKSFGSGVIESPMLNFAVIILPTIIFFSALTSLLFYYGIIQKVVYVLAWLMTKLMGLSGAESLSVAGNIFLGQTESPLLIKAYLDKMNRSEMLLVMSGGMATLAGGVLAVYIKILGGGDPVQEVMYAKHLLAASIMAAPGVVVISKILLPQTQEIDNTVQVSKARIGKNVLDAVSNGTTEGLKLAINVGAMLLVFISFIAMANYFFLKLGYYTGLNETIAGITNGEYTELNLQFLLGYLFSPLMWLIGVATEDIELVGRVLGEKLILTEFIGYISLGELKEAGAFANQKSIYIATYVLCGFANFASIGIQIGGIGAIAPSQRITLTQLGVRALLAGTLASLLSATIVGMILG comes from the coding sequence ATGATCAAAAAACTACTTGCGGCCACTGCTTTGTTGTTACTGGCTATAACGCAGCCTGCCTGGGCAAGTCAGGCTGTTGATGTTGCCGGGAGCACCGGCCTTTCATTTACCGGAATATTTCGTGGTGTAATTGGTATGTTAGTGTTGATAGGTATTGCTTTGCTTTTTAGCACTAACCGAAAAGCGGTTAATTGGAAAGTGGTAGGTATCGGCCTCTCCATTCAACTTGTGTTGGCCGTATCGATATTAAACGTGCCTTTTATTCAAAGTTTTTTTGAGTTTGTAAGCCGTGGATTTGTTCAGATATTAAATTTTACCCAGGCAGGCACTTCCTTTTTGTTTAAAAGCTTTGGTTCAGGGGTTATTGAATCGCCCATGCTCAATTTTGCCGTTATTATTCTGCCCACCATCATCTTTTTTTCTGCGCTCACCAGCCTGCTGTTTTATTATGGCATCATTCAAAAAGTAGTATATGTTTTGGCCTGGCTCATGACCAAGCTGATGGGCTTGTCCGGTGCCGAGAGTCTTTCGGTGGCGGGCAATATATTTTTGGGACAGACCGAATCTCCTTTGCTGATTAAGGCTTACCTCGATAAAATGAACCGCTCAGAGATGTTGTTGGTCATGTCGGGTGGCATGGCTACGCTGGCCGGCGGAGTGTTGGCGGTATATATAAAAATATTAGGTGGTGGCGACCCCGTTCAAGAGGTAATGTACGCCAAGCACCTGTTAGCAGCCTCTATTATGGCAGCGCCGGGTGTAGTGGTTATTTCAAAGATTTTGTTGCCACAAACACAGGAAATAGACAACACAGTACAGGTAAGCAAGGCAAGGATAGGTAAAAACGTATTGGATGCGGTATCTAATGGAACTACAGAAGGCCTTAAGCTGGCTATAAATGTGGGAGCCATGCTACTGGTTTTTATTTCCTTTATTGCCATGGCCAATTATTTTTTTTTAAAGTTGGGCTATTACACCGGGCTAAACGAAACAATAGCCGGTATTACCAATGGCGAATACACGGAGCTGAACCTGCAATTTTTATTGGGCTATCTTTTTTCGCCACTGATGTGGCTCATCGGTGTTGCCACCGAAGATATTGAATTAGTAGGACGTGTACTGGGCGAAAAACTTATCCTTACCGAGTTTATCGGTTATATTAGCCTGGGCGAACTTAAAGAAGCTGGTGCCTTTGCCAACCAAAAATCAATTTACATTGCTACCTACGTTCTCTGTGGCTTTGCCAACTTTGCATCTATAGGCATCCAGATAGGAGGTATCGGTGCCATAGCTCCTTCGCAAAGAATTACGCTAACCCAATTGGGCGTTCGGGCATTGCTTGCCGGCACATTGGCCTCGCTACTATCGGCCACTATTGTAGGTATGATATTGGGTTAA
- a CDS encoding bifunctional nuclease family protein: MSQKKIKLNILGLSYSQTQSGAYALVLAEEDGERRIPIIIGGVEAQSIAIKLEGLEPPRPLTHDLFLNFSRAFGIEINEVIIYKLEEGIFYSELVCTKDGKQLRIDSRTSDAVALSLRFNCPLYTYETIMQSAGIVLDMGKDKGLHVDVDEQASRGSESKYSRKSLDELNKLLNEAIGNEDYEKASEIRDEIQRRSAS; the protein is encoded by the coding sequence ATGAGCCAAAAGAAAATTAAACTGAATATACTGGGCTTGTCCTACAGTCAAACTCAATCGGGAGCGTACGCTTTGGTTCTTGCCGAAGAGGATGGAGAAAGGAGGATTCCTATAATTATTGGTGGTGTGGAGGCACAATCCATAGCCATTAAGTTAGAAGGATTGGAACCGCCACGTCCGCTCACCCATGATTTGTTTTTAAATTTTTCGCGTGCTTTTGGCATCGAAATTAACGAAGTGATTATTTATAAGCTGGAAGAAGGAATTTTTTACTCCGAACTTGTTTGTACTAAAGACGGCAAACAACTCAGAATAGATTCCCGCACTTCGGATGCGGTAGCCCTCTCATTACGATTTAATTGTCCCCTATATACCTACGAAACAATTATGCAATCAGCGGGTATTGTTTTGGATATGGGCAAGGATAAGGGCTTGCATGTGGATGTGGACGAACAAGCCTCGCGAGGAAGCGAATCGAAATACTCGCGCAAGTCGCTGGACGAACTCAACAAGCTGTTAAACGAGGCGATAGGAAACGAGGATTATGAAAAGGCCTCGGAAATCAGGGACGAAATACAGCGCAGGAGTGCTTCCTAA
- the rplU gene encoding 50S ribosomal protein L21, translating into MYAIVDIAGQQFKVEKDSKIYVHRLALDEGAAVEFEKVMLIDNDGTVQVGAPIVEGAKVTAKVLTHVKGDKVIVFKKKRRKTYRKKNGHRQQFSQIQIEDILVG; encoded by the coding sequence ATGTACGCGATTGTAGATATTGCAGGACAGCAATTTAAAGTAGAAAAAGACAGCAAAATTTATGTACACCGTTTAGCGCTGGACGAAGGAGCCGCTGTTGAGTTTGAAAAAGTGATGCTTATTGATAACGATGGAACGGTTCAGGTTGGAGCGCCAATTGTAGAAGGAGCTAAAGTTACCGCTAAGGTACTTACACATGTTAAAGGTGACAAGGTGATTGTTTTTAAAAAGAAAAGAAGAAAAACATACAGAAAAAAGAACGGTCACCGTCAACAATTTTCTCAAATTCAAATTGAAGACATTTTAGTTGGATAA
- the rpmA gene encoding 50S ribosomal protein L27, translating into MAHKKGVGSSKNGRESESKRLGVKIFGGQSAKAGNIIVRQRGTQHHPGDNVGMGKDHTLFALVEGTVTFRRKKNDRSFVSVEPLAAE; encoded by the coding sequence ATGGCACATAAAAAAGGAGTCGGTAGTTCAAAAAACGGTAGAGAGTCTGAAAGTAAACGTTTGGGTGTTAAAATTTTTGGCGGTCAATCAGCTAAAGCAGGTAACATCATCGTTCGCCAAAGAGGAACTCAGCATCATCCGGGTGATAACGTAGGTATGGGTAAAGATCATACTTTATTTGCGCTTGTCGAAGGAACGGTAACATTCCGTAGGAAAAAAAACGACAGATCTTTTGTTTCAGTTGAGCCGTTGGCCGCTGAGTAA